The proteins below are encoded in one region of Clostridium fermenticellae:
- a CDS encoding YkvA family protein: MIAGAVAYLASPIDILPDFIPFIGQIDDVVIVFFILNCIINEIPQKIILENWEGRENILLLSKQAVTNMSKIIGKQNVSSLLSSIKNIFKKKS, translated from the coding sequence ATGATAGCAGGTGCAGTGGCCTACCTTGCAAGCCCAATTGATATACTACCAGATTTTATACCTTTTATAGGACAAATTGATGATGTGGTTATAGTATTTTTCATATTGAATTGTATAATAAATGAAATACCACAAAAAATCATACTGGAAAACTGGGAGGGTAGGGAAAATATACTCCTTTTGAGCAAACAAGCTGTAACTAATATGTCTAAAATAATTGGCAAGCAAAATGTCAGCAGTCTGCTATCTTCTATTAAGAATATCTTCAAGAAAAAAAGTTAA
- a CDS encoding rhomboid family intramembrane serine protease, whose amino-acid sequence MEKIIKGLIKNLSNLYNYNIIEFDYGIDLIGNFGVFKNNGDSSVVIFFSEFNSRDKLDKAVFKNLLERKLDCNNLNLIEVSLVSKLDLEHYRKINSQCGLILIDIVQKNIMCSDPSLNEIANQLGTCMNNMIRINNRNPSKKIPIITYIIIVLNIIAYIFTAYLSKNIADSNINVLVLLGAKVNSLISQGQYYRLITCMFLHGGIIHIALNMYALVAIGTLVEDIYGKTKYTIIYFISGLISSIFSFEFSQSISIGASGAIFGLLGASLVFGIKMKDRIHKDYIINVLSVVVVNLIIGFSMPNVDNFGHIGGLIGGIIISYVLFPRL is encoded by the coding sequence ATGGAGAAGATTATAAAAGGTCTAATAAAAAATTTATCTAATCTTTATAATTATAACATTATTGAGTTTGATTATGGGATAGATTTAATCGGAAATTTTGGCGTTTTTAAAAATAATGGCGATAGTTCTGTTGTTATATTTTTTTCAGAGTTTAATTCTAGAGATAAATTGGATAAAGCCGTATTTAAGAATCTATTGGAACGTAAATTAGATTGTAATAATTTAAATTTAATCGAGGTTTCACTCGTAAGTAAGTTAGATCTTGAGCATTACAGAAAAATCAATTCACAATGTGGATTAATTTTAATTGATATTGTGCAAAAAAATATAATGTGTTCAGATCCATCACTTAACGAAATAGCGAATCAACTTGGAACTTGCATGAATAATATGATAAGGATTAACAATCGTAACCCTTCGAAAAAAATACCTATAATTACATATATAATTATAGTGTTAAATATAATAGCATATATATTTACGGCGTATTTATCTAAAAATATTGCAGACAGTAATATAAATGTACTTGTACTTCTTGGTGCAAAAGTTAATAGTCTCATATCACAAGGACAGTATTATAGATTGATTACATGTATGTTTTTACATGGGGGGATTATACATATTGCTTTAAATATGTATGCTTTAGTTGCAATAGGAACTCTTGTTGAGGACATATATGGAAAGACAAAATACACAATTATATATTTTATATCGGGCTTAATATCATCAATTTTTAGTTTTGAATTTTCACAGAGTATATCGATTGGAGCTTCAGGAGCTATCTTTGGATTACTTGGAGCATCTCTAGTATTTGGAATTAAAATGAAGGATAGGATACATAAAGACTATATAATTAATGTTTTATCTGTTGTAGTTGTAAATTTAATAATAGGATTTTCTATGCCTAATGTTGATAATTTTGGACATATAGGTGGTTTAATTGGCGGGATTATAATTTCATATGTGTTATTTCCTAGATTGTAA
- a CDS encoding ATP-dependent metallopeptidase FtsH/Yme1/Tma family protein has translation MKKYKNKLWIIPIVTAILFGATLIFTNFSSRTTNYKPYVSFLEDTSNKKIANVYIGDSSKITIKLKDGKTYQTDNPRTDNFKEDLLKQNINVSEDLPVNLVTLIPSLGLIASIAVLIFMGVKTSAKKSKKAMSVESMEALVAEDSDYTFEDIAGNEEAKESVQDIVDFLKNPEKYSSYGARMPRGVILYGEPGTGKTLLAKAVASEANVPFYAVSGSDFIQVYVGVGASRIRQLFKKARESSNGKAVIFIDEIDAIGKRRDGAKSTGGSDERDQTLNALLTEMSGFKDSQGIVVMAATNRLDMLDPALLRPGRFDRHIEIMLPDRCAREKIIKLHLANKPVGNIDICELAQKTSYFSGAKIENLMNEAAILACKADSKLIEKEHVDKAFSIILAGYEKKNRSYIEDIDKKITAYHEAGHAIVSMKVLPNEKISKITIIPSTKGAGGYTLSIPEDRMYQNKRYLKNRIMVLLGGRAAEEIIFGEEFITTGAHSDLKQSTKIAINMITQYGMGDTLGLLNVDEISNLNLNQDDVLGECKEFVDSIYSDVKKLLILNKDKLEKLSNMLLEKETLNSEDIVL, from the coding sequence ATGAAGAAATATAAAAATAAACTATGGATAATTCCAATAGTTACAGCTATCTTATTTGGGGCGACTTTAATATTTACCAACTTCTCAAGTAGAACCACAAATTATAAACCTTATGTATCGTTTTTAGAGGATACATCAAATAAAAAAATAGCTAATGTATATATTGGTGACTCATCAAAAATAACAATAAAACTTAAAGACGGAAAAACATATCAGACAGATAATCCAAGAACAGATAATTTTAAAGAAGACTTGTTAAAACAAAATATAAATGTTTCCGAAGATTTGCCAGTAAATCTAGTAACCTTAATACCATCTTTGGGACTTATAGCTTCAATAGCTGTTCTTATATTTATGGGAGTAAAAACTTCAGCTAAGAAATCAAAAAAAGCTATGTCAGTTGAATCAATGGAAGCTTTAGTGGCAGAAGATAGTGATTATACATTTGAAGATATAGCAGGCAATGAAGAGGCAAAAGAAAGTGTACAGGATATAGTTGATTTCTTAAAAAACCCAGAAAAGTATTCATCATATGGTGCTCGAATGCCAAGAGGTGTGATATTGTACGGGGAACCAGGAACTGGTAAGACCCTTCTTGCCAAAGCAGTTGCCAGTGAGGCAAATGTCCCATTTTATGCTGTCTCCGGTTCAGATTTTATACAGGTTTATGTCGGAGTAGGGGCAAGCCGTATAAGACAACTATTTAAAAAAGCAAGGGAAAGTAGCAATGGAAAAGCAGTTATATTCATAGATGAAATTGATGCCATAGGTAAAAGGCGAGATGGTGCAAAATCAACAGGTGGATCTGATGAAAGAGATCAGACCTTAAATGCACTTTTGACGGAGATGTCAGGATTTAAAGATAGCCAGGGTATTGTTGTTATGGCAGCAACAAATAGACTTGATATGCTGGATCCGGCTCTTTTAAGACCGGGAAGATTTGATAGGCACATAGAGATTATGCTTCCTGACAGGTGTGCTAGAGAAAAAATTATAAAACTGCATTTAGCCAATAAACCTGTTGGTAATATAGATATATGTGAATTGGCACAAAAAACTTCCTATTTTTCGGGAGCCAAGATAGAAAATTTGATGAATGAAGCAGCAATACTGGCTTGCAAAGCAGATAGTAAACTTATAGAAAAAGAGCATGTAGATAAGGCTTTTTCAATAATTCTTGCCGGGTATGAGAAAAAGAACAGAAGCTATATAGAAGATATAGATAAAAAAATAACGGCTTATCATGAAGCTGGACATGCAATTGTTTCAATGAAAGTTCTTCCAAATGAAAAGATATCAAAGATAACTATTATACCAAGTACAAAGGGTGCTGGCGGATATACATTGAGCATTCCAGAGGATAGAATGTATCAAAATAAAAGATATTTAAAAAATAGAATAATGGTATTGCTTGGTGGAAGAGCAGCTGAAGAAATTATATTTGGAGAAGAATTTATTACTACAGGTGCACACAGTGATTTGAAACAAAGTACTAAAATAGCAATTAATATGATTACACAATATGGAATGGGAGATACTCTGGGGCTTTTAAACGTGGATGAAATTTCAAACTTGAATTTAAATCAGGATGATGTTTTAGGAGAATGCAAGGAATTTGTAGATTCCATTTATAGTGATGTAAAGAAACTACTTATATTAAATAAGGACAAGCTTGAAAAATTATCGAATATGTTATTAGAAAAAGAAACTTTGAATTCAGAAGATATAGTATTATAA
- a CDS encoding Fur family transcriptional regulator, with translation MNTSRYLKEQGLKVTKARVSIFNTLLESEKAISAECIFEECKNKNENIDLSTVYRTLELFEDKNIIIRFNLDKQRYVYAIRREHHKHILRCIMCNKKIEIDCPMQEVKQIIKNNTGFDLFDEGLKTNIKGICEECQKKIKRQNR, from the coding sequence TTGAATACAAGTAGGTATTTGAAAGAACAAGGATTAAAGGTTACTAAAGCTAGAGTAAGTATATTTAATACTTTACTTGAGAGTGAAAAAGCAATTAGTGCCGAATGTATATTTGAAGAGTGTAAAAATAAAAATGAAAATATAGATTTGTCTACTGTCTATAGAACTCTTGAATTATTTGAAGATAAAAATATAATAATAAGATTTAATCTGGATAAACAAAGGTATGTTTATGCAATTAGAAGGGAACATCACAAACATATATTAAGATGTATAATGTGCAACAAAAAAATAGAAATAGATTGTCCTATGCAGGAGGTAAAGCAGATTATTAAAAATAATACTGGTTTTGATTTATTTGATGAAGGATTAAAAACAAATATAAAAGGTATTTGTGAAGAGTGTCAAAAAAAAATAAAAAGACAGAATAGATAG
- a CDS encoding HD-GYP domain-containing protein produces MRIESINRVKTDEILAKNILTNEGQVLLRSGVRLNQLYIDKLKKLGVFYVYIYDDRLDDIGVEDEKLMELKQSAIKSMNGIIKNIHSCNGKEFKKSLYNVENLIDYIIDNADVNSSLYDIQTYDNYTFVHCLDTCIMSTFLGITCKYNQFDIKKLGMAGILHDIGKIEIPIEILNKNGKLTNDEFAEMKKHPTYGVKLLKKIVLIPDSVIKAVGQHHERVDGKGYPCGLVSHQISNFAKIICICDVYDAVSNDRCYRKKFSPNDAYELILAGSGTSFDEDTVENFKNTFSVYPLGCCVRLSDGVEGYVVRQNKGFPDRPVVRVLYDINTHNPVPFYEVNLMKNTNIVITKVAN; encoded by the coding sequence ATGAGGATTGAATCTATAAATAGAGTAAAAACGGATGAAATATTAGCAAAAAATATACTTACAAATGAAGGACAGGTTCTTTTAAGGTCAGGAGTTAGATTAAATCAATTATATATAGATAAATTAAAAAAATTGGGTGTATTTTATGTGTACATATATGATGACAGACTTGATGACATAGGAGTTGAAGATGAAAAACTCATGGAATTAAAACAAAGTGCAATAAAAAGCATGAATGGTATAATAAAAAATATTCATTCTTGTAATGGAAAAGAATTTAAAAAGTCTTTGTATAATGTTGAAAATTTAATAGATTATATAATAGATAACGCTGATGTGAATAGTAGCTTATATGACATACAGACCTATGATAATTATACATTTGTACACTGTTTAGATACTTGTATAATGTCAACATTTTTGGGTATAACTTGTAAGTATAATCAATTTGATATAAAAAAGCTTGGTATGGCTGGAATATTACATGATATAGGTAAAATTGAAATACCTATAGAGATTCTCAATAAAAATGGTAAATTAACTAATGATGAATTTGCCGAAATGAAAAAGCATCCAACCTATGGGGTAAAATTGCTTAAAAAGATTGTTTTAATACCTGACTCAGTGATCAAGGCTGTTGGGCAGCACCATGAAAGAGTAGATGGGAAAGGATACCCTTGTGGACTTGTTAGTCACCAGATAAGTAATTTTGCAAAAATAATATGTATATGTGACGTATATGACGCAGTTAGTAATGATAGGTGCTATAGAAAAAAATTTAGTCCTAATGATGCTTATGAGTTAATACTTGCAGGTAGTGGTACGAGCTTTGATGAAGATACAGTTGAAAATTTTAAAAATACGTTTTCAGTATATCCGCTTGGATGCTGTGTCAGGCTTTCAGATGGAGTAGAAGGATATGTAGTAAGACAGAATAAAGGATTTCCTGACAGGCCGGTTGTAAGGGTCCTATATGATATAAATACTCATAACCCGGTACCTTTTTATGAAGTGAATTTAATGAAAAATACCAATATTGTAATAACCAAAGTAGCTAATTAA
- a CDS encoding YtxH domain-containing protein, giving the protein MCHLHRRIFITTMTAGAILGATAMRMMFMPEFDGSTKRRMRRTARSVRNAAEDVFDDMRNIMR; this is encoded by the coding sequence ATGTGTCATCTGCATAGAAGAATTTTTATAACAACAATGACAGCTGGAGCAATACTTGGTGCTACTGCAATGAGAATGATGTTTATGCCCGAATTTGATGGATCAACTAAAAGAAGAATGAGACGAACTGCAAGAAGTGTGAGAAATGCTGCTGAAGATGTATTTGATGATATGAGAAATATTATGAGGTAA
- a CDS encoding S41 family peptidase → MKKFRFGFRCILAIFVVVFIVTFQNSVQADSVIDEARYYIENYYVEPVSDNVLNAATIQEMIKQLNDPYSEYFSKQEQQDFVDSIDNKMCGIGVYIQVVKDGVLVNNVISLSPAEKAGIKSGDIILSADGKSLVGLDSTEASSYIKGSEGTSVKLVIKRNDKEFDFTVERKEISVPTVTGKVLNGHTAYIDITSFGEDTSKLFTEELQNLRMQNPDSYIIDLRNNGGGYMSTALDIAGNFVGKQPAITVEDRSGSRVRYLASDKGSIIDKPVIFLTNKNTASASEILSAAVKDYKKAFFVGSTTYGKGVAQQIFGLTDGSYLKLTVEKFFSPMGNTIQKVGISPDFKVDDDNLSLKVAELLSGKCVKTYDKSGYIKANINGTDFEINLNTAKDDSHWTAFKYIIENVDKSKIYIGTDKGWIKAPEEYFNNVYQFLYSDYKILTASNNNEKNKVFTVTFNKNLDSDSLKDNSKFEIIDANTGERVAFDIKKIAGNKINLVPKNNLQSGETYLVRIFGTLRPFSVK, encoded by the coding sequence GTGAAAAAATTTAGGTTTGGATTTAGGTGTATATTAGCAATTTTTGTAGTAGTATTCATTGTAACCTTCCAAAATAGTGTACAGGCTGATTCAGTTATTGATGAAGCTAGATATTATATTGAAAACTATTATGTGGAACCAGTCTCAGATAATGTTTTAAATGCAGCTACTATACAGGAAATGATTAAGCAATTAAATGATCCGTATTCTGAATATTTTTCAAAGCAGGAACAGCAGGATTTTGTGGATTCCATAGATAATAAAATGTGTGGAATAGGCGTATACATACAAGTTGTTAAGGATGGAGTGTTAGTCAATAATGTAATATCTTTATCCCCGGCAGAGAAGGCTGGTATTAAATCAGGAGATATAATATTATCTGCTGATGGAAAGTCACTTGTCGGACTTGACTCTACAGAAGCATCTTCCTATATAAAAGGCAGTGAAGGGACATCTGTTAAACTTGTGATAAAAAGAAATGATAAAGAGTTTGATTTTACTGTTGAAAGAAAAGAAATAAGTGTACCTACTGTAACTGGAAAAGTACTAAATGGACATACTGCTTATATTGATATAACTTCTTTTGGTGAAGATACTTCTAAGCTATTTACAGAGGAGTTACAAAATTTAAGGATGCAAAATCCGGACAGTTACATAATAGATTTAAGAAATAATGGTGGAGGTTATATGTCAACTGCATTAGATATAGCTGGTAATTTTGTAGGAAAACAGCCAGCAATAACTGTAGAGGATAGATCGGGAAGCAGGGTTAGATATCTTGCATCTGACAAGGGAAGCATAATTGATAAACCTGTAATATTTTTAACTAATAAGAATACTGCAAGTGCATCGGAGATTTTATCGGCTGCAGTGAAGGATTATAAGAAGGCGTTTTTTGTTGGAAGTACGACCTATGGTAAGGGAGTAGCTCAACAGATATTTGGATTAACAGATGGAAGTTATTTGAAACTTACTGTTGAAAAATTCTTTTCACCTATGGGTAATACTATACAAAAGGTTGGAATATCTCCAGATTTCAAAGTAGATGATGATAATTTGTCTTTAAAGGTGGCTGAATTATTGTCCGGGAAATGTGTAAAAACATATGATAAATCAGGGTATATTAAGGCAAACATAAATGGAACAGATTTTGAAATTAATTTAAATACTGCAAAGGATGATTCACATTGGACTGCATTTAAGTATATAATCGAAAATGTGGATAAAAGTAAGATTTATATAGGAACTGATAAAGGATGGATTAAGGCACCAGAAGAATATTTTAATAATGTATATCAGTTTTTATATTCAGATTATAAGATTTTAACTGCATCGAACAATAATGAAAAAAATAAAGTGTTTACTGTAACTTTTAATAAAAATTTAGATTCAGATAGTTTAAAAGATAATTCAAAATTTGAAATTATAGATGCTAACACTGGTGAAAGAGTAGCTTTTGATATTAAAAAAATTGCTGGAAATAAGATAAATTTGGTACCAAAGAATAACTTACAAAGTGGTGAAACTTATCTAGTAAGAATTTTTGGTACTTTGAGACCTTTTTCAGTTAAATAA
- a CDS encoding manganese efflux pump MntP family protein codes for MNFQSLFLIALALSLDAFGVALAIGFSHDIDIKYKIKFILSFGIFQFLFSFIGSYIGILFNKYVTSIPQIIGGMLIVIVGIMMLKEGHEKRNKSILVKPEMFVILGISVSIDAAVIGFTMFNNISNNFIILKYTMFIGIVTLIMSSIAFLIARFLKRIEILSKYADYVGGAILILFGLKMILL; via the coding sequence ATGAATTTTCAATCATTATTTTTAATTGCATTGGCTCTTTCATTAGATGCTTTTGGAGTAGCATTGGCTATAGGTTTTAGCCATGATATAGATATAAAATATAAAATTAAATTTATACTTTCCTTCGGAATTTTTCAATTTTTATTTTCATTTATTGGATCATACATAGGAATATTGTTCAATAAATACGTAACATCTATCCCCCAGATAATAGGAGGAATGTTAATAGTCATCGTTGGAATTATGATGCTTAAGGAAGGACATGAGAAGAGAAATAAATCTATTTTGGTAAAACCAGAGATGTTTGTAATACTCGGAATATCAGTGAGTATAGATGCAGCCGTTATAGGATTTACAATGTTTAATAATATATCAAATAATTTTATCATACTGAAATATACAATGTTTATAGGGATTGTGACTCTAATTATGTCTAGTATAGCATTTTTAATTGCAAGATTTTTAAAACGCATTGAGATATTGAGTAAGTATGCAGATTATGTGGGAGGGGCAATACTTATTCTATTTGGACTTAAAATGATACTCTTGTAG
- a CDS encoding SLAP domain-containing protein has translation MVKKVQKTKTSNVSKDAKADVPTVLSLVDHDQLIMSDVQKEILKDEIDELPPIKEGELNVSGIYAYDLEDKLEVKAYIRNGYSKSIALKYIPFILLNSKGDKLAYQMFNLEELGEIPSGAARPVKLYFEKKNVYVDKIPLNGWKIAFDARLKALKKVKVSYQDLPVMDTNNRMVLESFLDELPDLNEGEFSISKFSIGLDTGGHILATIIMRNATSKPIKLEKMPVSIKDQNGNVVKSNIFELNNFVVNPLKAKMCNFVFPTNIRVQENISLDDWEILFKSEPLAKVPKNAQN, from the coding sequence ATGGTAAAAAAAGTACAAAAAACAAAAACAAGCAATGTTAGCAAAGATGCTAAAGCAGATGTTCCAACAGTCCTTTCACTTGTTGATCATGATCAACTTATAATGTCTGATGTTCAGAAGGAAATATTGAAAGATGAAATAGATGAGCTTCCCCCAATAAAAGAAGGAGAGTTAAATGTATCTGGTATTTATGCTTATGATTTAGAGGACAAATTGGAAGTTAAAGCTTACATAAGAAATGGTTATTCAAAAAGTATTGCTTTAAAATACATACCATTTATTTTATTGAATTCTAAAGGTGATAAATTGGCTTATCAGATGTTTAATTTAGAGGAACTTGGCGAGATTCCATCTGGTGCGGCAAGACCAGTAAAGCTTTATTTTGAAAAAAAGAACGTATATGTAGATAAAATTCCTTTGAATGGTTGGAAAATAGCTTTTGATGCAAGGCTTAAAGCTCTCAAAAAAGTTAAGGTGTCATATCAGGATTTACCAGTAATGGATACGAATAATAGGATGGTATTGGAGAGCTTCTTGGACGAACTTCCTGACTTAAATGAAGGTGAGTTTAGTATATCTAAATTTAGTATAGGACTTGATACAGGTGGACATATATTAGCTACAATTATAATGAGGAATGCTACTTCTAAACCTATCAAATTGGAAAAGATGCCAGTGAGTATAAAAGATCAGAATGGAAATGTTGTAAAATCTAATATATTTGAACTTAATAATTTTGTAGTAAATCCGCTTAAGGCAAAGATGTGTAATTTTGTATTTCCTACAAATATAAGAGTACAGGAGAATATATCATTAGATGACTGGGAGATTTTATTTAAATCAGAGCCTTTAGCCAAGGTACCGAAAAATGCACAAAATTAA
- a CDS encoding helix-turn-helix domain-containing protein — MEILSLGEKIKRRRKCLNMTLKDLAGDRITPGQISLVESGKSNPSMDLLEYLADALNTSIEYLMESEETQAEKICVYFENIAESYIVNGDLNEGERYIEKALYYAEKYNLEYRKAKNLYLRGIMYVKKSEFALAQQFFLSANVLFIKHNNYEEIIKTFVNLGKITMKLKAYQSSCSYLQQAENVYNENVIGNDFLRGEIYYCLASVYFKLQDLEKSINYSYLAKEKFRQLNNKDEYAKTLLLLAEDYNKKGDVNNAIKYSEKTLNVYKQMRDISRIACIENNLGKLFYEFDNIEESFLHLKNAKELKLRTKDKSVVNTLVDICENYIKLKDIENAKLTINEIMDNIDDGSDIALVSYYLLKYRIDIMESNLKEAENTLIMALNFVKKMNYANETAKICIMIGKFYIDNNRDKEAAKYLNEGVETFKKIGVLKQS; from the coding sequence ATGGAGATATTATCTTTGGGAGAAAAGATAAAAAGAAGAAGAAAATGCCTTAATATGACATTAAAAGACTTAGCTGGCGATAGAATAACACCCGGGCAAATAAGTCTTGTTGAATCTGGAAAATCAAATCCAAGTATGGATTTACTGGAATATCTGGCAGATGCTTTAAATACTTCAATAGAGTATCTTATGGAATCAGAGGAAACTCAGGCTGAAAAGATATGTGTATATTTTGAAAATATAGCTGAGTCATATATTGTAAATGGCGATTTAAATGAAGGAGAAAGGTATATAGAAAAGGCTTTATATTATGCAGAAAAGTATAACCTCGAATATAGAAAAGCAAAGAACCTATATCTGAGAGGTATAATGTACGTAAAGAAAAGTGAATTTGCCCTGGCACAACAGTTTTTTCTATCTGCTAATGTACTGTTTATAAAACATAATAATTATGAGGAAATAATTAAAACGTTTGTAAATCTAGGTAAAATTACTATGAAGCTGAAGGCGTATCAATCTTCGTGCAGTTATTTACAGCAAGCAGAAAATGTATACAATGAAAATGTCATAGGAAATGATTTTTTACGTGGAGAAATATATTATTGTCTGGCTAGTGTGTATTTTAAATTACAAGATCTGGAGAAATCTATAAACTATTCATACCTTGCAAAAGAAAAATTTAGACAACTCAATAATAAAGATGAATATGCAAAAACTCTTTTACTTTTGGCTGAGGATTACAATAAAAAGGGTGATGTTAACAATGCCATAAAATATTCTGAAAAGACTCTAAATGTATACAAACAGATGAGAGATATTAGTCGTATAGCTTGTATAGAAAATAATTTAGGAAAATTATTTTATGAGTTTGATAATATTGAGGAGTCATTTTTACATTTAAAAAATGCTAAAGAGTTAAAACTTAGGACAAAGGATAAAAGTGTAGTTAATACTCTGGTAGATATATGTGAAAATTATATAAAATTGAAGGATATTGAAAATGCGAAACTTACTATAAATGAAATAATGGATAATATCGACGATGGAAGTGACATTGCTCTGGTAAGTTATTACCTGCTTAAATATAGAATAGACATAATGGAATCAAATTTAAAGGAAGCAGAAAACACTCTGATTATGGCGCTGAATTTTGTAAAAAAAATGAATTATGCCAATGAAACTGCAAAAATATGTATAATGATAGGAAAATTTTATATAGATAATAATAGAGATAAAGAAGCTGCTAAATATTTAAATGAAGGCGTGGAAACTTTTAAAAAAATTGGTGTATTAAAACAGTCTTAA